The nucleotide sequence ATGTCGAGATCCTGGATTCCTTTTTAGacttcattattttatattaaccattttattttatttaccaAAAGCATTAGAAAGGAAGAGACGGAGATGCGATGGTAGTGAAGAAATTAAAAGGGGTTTAAATCAAACTCTATAATCATCCATCCATTGTTGTCCTAATTCTAAGGTACAAaattatgttaatttgttatttgAGTTGTTAGGGTTGAGGTTCATAAACCTTAaccatattttattttttttttgaaaagcaagatagaTTAAAAAAACATTACGAGCCATATAAACTGGGGAAAATGGGATGATAGGGATGTACAATAAATATGTGTATCTATGGTTGAAGAAATAGTAAGACTAGTTAGGTAAAAGTTAGGGTTTTCATATCGACCCTAATTAGTAAAATTGGGGAAAATAAAATACGAGTCTCTGATTAATTTATATGTTTATAAACAATTGTATCTAGTCAATATAAGATGAAATGGAAGTTATATAGTTGTATTAACAATTGAACATGAaccttaattggttaaattagaggGATTGGATAAAATGAATAAAAGAAATGAAGTTAGTAATGCATACATGAACTCTCTTATAACTTATAAGAGTGTTAAATAGTACAAGGTTGTTGAAATGAAATTTGTAAGAGGTAAGCAATACTAAACTGAAATGTTGAAAAGTAAAAAACTTGTTAAGCTTTATTCTTAAAACACGATAGTTAGTACTGTAGTAGCTAATTGGTAGCAAGAAAGTTGTAGCTCGAGGGCTAAGCCTTCCTTACGTGTATGTGTTAAATTTTGCTATCTGTTTAATGATAGGTGATCAAGCAAGGAGTAGTAGTTTTGCTTACATAGTTGCTAACCAAAGGTGAGTATTATGTGGGGATTAAATGGGGTCCGTAGTTAAGTGATTCGTTTATAGATTCACCTAATTGCGAGATGGTTTAGTTACATGTTATGTACTAACCATGTTATTTATGTTGTTATGCGTATGGAATCATATGGAAATGTTATGGATTATGGATGTCTTATGACATCATGTGGATCATGTTATGGATTACGGATGTCTCATGACATCAAGTGGATCATTTTGTGGATTATGGATACATTGGCCAATGTTATCAATATTTGGTTATGATTCCTATGATTGCCTGTGATGATAAGTTAACGTTATAGTTGCCTATTTGATTTTCGACATATTACTCACTAAGCATTTTAAGCTTACCCAATAGTTGTTGAATGTTTTATAGGCACTCAAGTAAAAGAAGAGAAGGTGGGTCACCGGGAAGGGAAGAAATTTAGCAAGGACATAGAAGTGGATTAACGCGGGTGTAAGTGTTTCCAAGCGCTCATTGAATTACCGGTTTGTATATGCTAGCTTGTTTTGGTATCAATATAGTCGCTACGGTTTTGGAGTAAATGTTAAAAAACCTTATTAAAGTTTTATGTTAATAATTGGTAGTCTATAGGTGATGGTGTAAATATGTCCAATGTTAAATACATAACCTATAAGCTTTTGAAACTGAATGTCATCAACAAGGTGTTGaaagtgtttatgtttgtaatatgGTTATTTAAAAAAATGGGCGTTTCATATGGCGACGGAATTTCGGCATACTAGACCCATTTGACGCCACATATAGCCATTTACGGCGTTAAATGTGCCGCAAACATGACGGCATGGGGCCCACTACATttttaaagaaaaggaaaaagaaatttgAATTTTTTGTTAGTGgtgacatatatattatatattatatattatataattcaaATTAAAAGcgaaattaaaaatttaaaaacgtTGTACATTTTTTTATATGTTCACAGAGTGTTTCTTGCTTTATCATGTTCATAACTAATaactaatgtttttttttttttttttttttttttgtagatttTCATAATGTCAAGTTACATATGTGATGAGTTGGTTGATGAAATTTTCAAAAGACTGCCATCCAAATCTCTTCTTCGATTCAGATCTTTATCCAAATCATGGTGTTCCCATATTTCTAGCCCTGATTTCATTCTTAAGCAAACAACTTTTCAATCTGCAAGAAACTTTCAAAATATTCTTATCCAACATCGAACTTTACGTTCCGAAAATTTCTATAGAGTACATTACCAATCCCCGCTCAACTCCCAATATGGAAACTATGGTACAAGATCAATGAAGTTCCCAAATGGTTGTTATATGGTAGGTTCATGTAATGGAATTATCTGTCTGCGTGATAATAGTAACGATGTTAGTCTCTGGAACCCTTCAATTCGACGTAAGCTAGATTTACCTTTTCTTGGTTATTTTAGCAATAACTCTAGAGTTGTTGGTTTTGGTTTTGACTCCAACACTGATGATTACATGACTGTAAGACTATTCTATCCTGGATATGGAGAACTATATAAATCAATGGTTTACTCCTTAAAGAAACGTGTTTGGTGTGAAATCACTCCGCCTTCTACTCACATTTTGCGTGTCAGGTCAGCTGCTTGTTTTGTTAATGGGGCGTTGCATTGGGTCGTTTTAACTTGTTCATTCTATGAAATTATTTTGACATTTGATTTGAGTACTCAATTATTTAGTGAGATAATGTTGCCAGAGGAACCTATTCGGCAAACCATATGCCCAATAATCTTCAATGGTTCTCTAGGTATGTCGATTAGTGATAATTATTACACTCATATTTGGGCTATGAAAGAGTACAAAAATAATACGTCTTGGTATATGGTTTTAAAACTGGAAAATTTTCAATTCGAAGGGGGTGTAGATGCAGTATTGCAACTTAAGAATGGTAATATCTTGATCCGAAATTATAAGAATGTGTACGAAGTTCGTTATCCAGGAGGAGAGTGCTCAGAAGTATGCGAGCGTGATTCTCCAACAGTTGAGATATTTGGCATGGTAATGTATGTCGAAAGCCTTGCATTGTTAGACATAGGAACTGCTTGCATTGATGCAAACCAGCCGTATTTCACCATGAACAGAGGAGAATTATGACTATTCTTTAGGCAACAAAAAGTTGTTTCTATTATTTATAGTGCAATGCTGTAGCTTGGTTGCACTGACTATGTAATCTATATTGCTATTTTTGGTAGACTTAATTTACTATTTTAGACTTTTAGTGAGTAGACGTGATATTGAAAATATTATGGTTCTGATGAACAAGGTTGAAGTACTAGCTTATTATTCTTTGTTTACTCTATTTGTTGATCCATTACTTGCAATACAAAATATATACAAGAAAAAAGATAATCTCTATTTAAATAAGATACTCCGTAGTAATCTAAAAAAGCACTGTAATTTTGTACTTCACAGTAACATAGTAATATAATTGTTCTTTTACATCCTTGAGGTTGGTGTTTCTTTCGAAGCCATGGAAGGTATTGTGAAATCAAACAGAAGTGTATTGTTGGGTGGAGATAATTTTTCTGTTTTGGAAGAACCCGTTCGTGGGGATTCTGAGGTGAATCAATCGGTTTTGAATGGTGTAACAGGTATGTGAGATGTCCCGGTGTCGAATGAATTATGCACAACAATGTGTTTAGTTAAAAAGTGTGTTGGCTAGTTTTGGTGAACTGTTGGGTCGAAAGAAGTATTGGTCAATAACTTGGTCCCTTATGGTGTTAAAAAAAATAACATAGTCCCTTCAGCAAATGCCCGGTTGATATTTTAGATGTTGTCCCTTCAGCAAAAATAACCAGGACCTGAAGGGTTGTCCTTCGAATTGGGTACCGTTGACGCTGATAATTTCATTGGCAATATCAAACCTGCACACAATGACTTCTCAAAAGAAGTTTCGAATGCGCCTACTGATAATTGTTGCCAATGCCTTTGCCTCTACCCACTTAGTGAAGTAATCAATTGCCTCCATATTCAAGAAGAAGGCGaacagtagttttttttttttttttttttaatttctaatgtaattttatttttaaaattttaatgtaatttttaattttaattattgtaatgtttttaatttttaataaaagtttagttttatttaaataaatatttttaagaaaaaactaaaaaataattaaaaaatatggaaGAAATGTGTAACTGTTAGGAGTGTTTAGTCCTGAGTTTAATCCTGAGAAGGAAGTGCTGATGTGACGCTGAGGGTAGCGTCTAGTCCTGGAGGACTAAGACACAACCATTAGGACCTTCCGTACCGCCCCCTGACTCTCCCCCTATAAAAAAAGCCTGCGGGAAGCGCGAAGAGCTAAGCCACTAATGTCGTGGCGAAGGTTATACCTCGGAAAGTCCGCGAAGTTAAGGTTTTGTATGTATTATATCCTTTCGATCGAGCGACAACTTCTAAGGAAGGTCTTCATTCCCCTTTGAAAGAAGTAAAAAAAAAGGgaaatgcagagagataaagttgcAGAAGTGCTTCTAGATCTCATGGAATAAGGCAGAATTTAGAACAAAACTTTCTATCTCTTGCTttcatagaattttttttttttgaaatcccgATTACATTACCGCAGGCCAAAATGCTATTTGGAAAAGCAAGCCAGAGAAAAGCTATTATTCTTAGCAGTTTCACAAGTGAATGGAATGATTCTTCCCCCGAGGGTGACTTCACTACCTGGATCCTCATCTCTTGAACTCGTTCTGGCAGCTAGTTTAATGGCACCGGCATCTCATCTAGTCTAGATCGATTCCCTAAGAGCTTCTTCTCTAGCAGACGATTTGGCCCATTTTCTCTTTCCTGGTAATAAGGAAAGGCCTTTCCATATCACGACCGCCTTCCTTTATTCGGAATTCATTTGTCTCAAAAGAAagagtgaaacaacccaacccgtactccgtacgataatttttttttttaaaatgatacacatttacgcgccaattaaatatgtaaaccattccacacgcttcattaaaaacatactacgagtttaaggtttacaaaaaggcacaaaggccattaacgaatatgatacaagtttgaccaactacaaatgatagtttataatccaaacgaccccttgagcatggtttgagACTAAACTACCCAAcacgtaggtcaacttccaaaagcttcatcataacatcaacaatgacacctagtgcccaataacccccttgcccttgtccacacctgcatctaaaaagataaacaacgagaggggtaagctaatgcttagtgagtgcaacaattatacgtttacatatacaacctacttacttgcaatcacttacgcatttaccgcatacatgctagcattataagtattcataccatcacaagtataacactaaccttccaccatacgagctagcataacaatagcatatagtttaaacaatataatatgctacaatccacacacacaaccatggttaaccaaacgaacgagggaacggtgtttaaaaaccgtcggagttcataactgtagtgacccgaacttttccttgtttatatatattaattgagattgatatttacatgattaaatgtttccaacatgttaagcaatcaaacttgttaagacttgattaattgaaatatgtttcatatagacaattgaccacccaagttgaccggcgattcacgaacgttaaaacttgtaaaaacgacatgacgatatatatatggatatacatatggttaacatgagattatgataagtaagtatctccataagtatattaacaatgagttatatacatataaacaagactactaacttaaggatttcgaaacgagacatatatgtaacgattatcgttgtaacgacatttaaatgtatatatatcatattaagatatattaatatatcataatatcatgataatataataatttaacatctcattagatataataaacaatgggttaacaacattaattgagatcgttaacttaaaggtttcaaaacaacacttacatgtaacgactaacgatgacttaacgactcagttaaaatgtatatacatgtagtgtatttagatgtattaaaatacttttggaagacttcaagacatatatcaaaacactcatacttaacaaaaatggttacagttacttttccattcttttctttcatcaagaattctagtcgtattcttacccgtattatacacagct is from Rutidosis leptorrhynchoides isolate AG116_Rl617_1_P2 chromosome 10, CSIRO_AGI_Rlap_v1, whole genome shotgun sequence and encodes:
- the LOC139871310 gene encoding F-box/kelch-repeat protein At3g23880-like, whose amino-acid sequence is MGPTTFLKKRKKKFEFFIFIMSSYICDELVDEIFKRLPSKSLLRFRSLSKSWCSHISSPDFILKQTTFQSARNFQNILIQHRTLRSENFYRVHYQSPLNSQYGNYGTRSMKFPNGCYMVGSCNGIICLRDNSNDVSLWNPSIRRKLDLPFLGYFSNNSRVVGFGFDSNTDDYMTVRLFYPGYGELYKSMVYSLKKRVWCEITPPSTHILRVRSAACFVNGALHWVVLTCSFYEIILTFDLSTQLFSEIMLPEEPIRQTICPIIFNGSLGMSISDNYYTHIWAMKEYKNNTSWYMVLKLENFQFEGGVDAVLQLKNGNILIRNYKNVYEVRYPGGECSEVCERDSPTVEIFGMVMYVESLALLDIGTACIDANQPYFTMNRGEL